The Micromonospora siamensis genome contains the following window.
CCGCTCGGTGCCGCGCGAGGCACGCTGCTCGCCACGGTCCTCGCGGGAGGACTTCGCCTCGGAACGCCGCTCGGACTTACGCTCCGACCGGTCCTGGGACTTCCGCTCCGAGCGCTGCTCGGACTTGCGCTCCGACCGGTCCTCCGACTTGGTCGAGTAGCTCTTCGTCGAGCCACCCTTCTTGCCGCAGACCGGCCAGGCACCGATGCCCTGACCGTCCAGCACCTTCTCGGCGATGGCGATCTGCTCGCTGCGGCTGGCCAGGTCGGCCCGCGCGGCGTACTTCTGACCGCCGTACCCGTTCCAGGTGCTCCGGGTGAACTGCAGGCCTCCGTAGAAGCCGTTCCCGGTGTTGATGTGCCAGTTGCCACCGGACTCGCAGGCGGCGACGGCGTCCCAGTTGACACTGGACGCCTGCGCCGCGGTCGCCGGACCGAACAGCGCCATGGCGCCGGTGACGGCACCGGCGGCCAGCGTGCCGACGGCGACGCGGCC
Protein-coding sequences here:
- a CDS encoding LysM peptidoglycan-binding domain-containing protein; this translates as MATDYQARHRRARTRQITGRVAVGTLAAGAVTGAMALFGPATAAQASSVNWDAVAACESGGNWHINTGNGFYGGLQFTRSTWNGYGGQKYAARADLASRSEQIAIAEKVLDGQGIGAWPVCGKKGGSTKSYSTKSEDRSERKSEQRSERKSQDRSERKSERRSEAKSSREDRGEQRASRGTERRETRQTRSASSGDTYVVQSGDTLSLIADARDLAGGWEALYERNKRVVGDSPNLIFPGQRLSL